In Phlebotomus papatasi isolate M1 chromosome 1, Ppap_2.1, whole genome shotgun sequence, the following proteins share a genomic window:
- the LOC129809590 gene encoding ATP-binding cassette sub-family B member 10, mitochondrial: protein MLLPSINVLKLTRIVITNHCKRNSTFNLLCHRCSATFPLLSRIRPGQCSSLIARQCSTKASGKRVKFKKSDLIRLFQLASKEKWAIFGGIGCLVVSSSITMAVPYGLGKILDTIYSDESNEVAKERLKKFCLILAGIFIIGGVSNFGRVYLFNSASLRIVQDIRSRLYRSMLGQEAGWFDQKGTGELVNRLSQDAYLVGNSLSQNLSDGLRSTVMVTAGVGMMINTSPHLALVGMCVVPAVAGMAVVYGRYVRNITRRLLDQYAGIMKTGEERLGNIKTVKMFCREEQESQLFLSQLYDALQLGYKEVQARAIFYGLTGLSGNILIMSVLFYGGNMVANEELTVGALTSFILYAGYSAISINGLSNFYTELNKGLGAAQRIWEIFDRKPLIPVAEDGGKILPSLGPIVFRNVGFHYPSRPGNEVLEDLSLTIEPGMTTAVVGKSGSGKSTIGILLLRLYDPTRGQVTLNGVDIRELDPRWLRSNIGAVNQEPILFSGTIRENILYGVNEGNSISEEDFQRIVQEAHVDEFVRSLPQGLETVVGQRGMMLSGGQKQRVAIARALIKNPAILLLDEATSALDAGSEEHVQVALESLTKGRTVLTIAHRLSTIRNAQKIVVLDNGRIAEEGSYEELSMREEGLFRELVKRQTFQLH from the exons ATGCTTTTACCATCAATAAATGTGCTCAAACTAACTCGAATAGTCATAACGAATCACTGCAAAAGAAATTCCACCTTCAACTTGCTGTGTCATCGATGTTCTGCCACATTTCCACTTCTATCCCGGATCCGGCCTGGCCAGTGTTCATCCCTGATTGCGAGACAATGTTCAACAAAGGCATCTGGGAAGAGGgtgaagttcaaaaagtcagaTTTGATAAGGCTCTTTCAGCTGGCGTCAAAGGAAAAATGGGCTATATTTG GTGGGATTGGATGCCTGGTGGTATCGTCGAGCATCACAATGGCTGTTCCCTATGGACTAGGGAAGATTCTGGACACAATTTATTCAGATGAGTCGAACGAAGTTGCCAAGGAGCGGCTGAAGAAGTTCTGCCTGATCTTGGCGGGGATTTTTATAATCGGTGGTGTTTCGAATTTTGGAAGAGTGTACCTGTTCAACAGTGCCT CTCTTAGAATTGTTCAGGATATCCGGTCGCGGCTTTATAGATCGATGCTGGGCCAGGAAGCCGGATGGTTTGATCAGAAGGGAACCGGGGAACTTGTCAATCGCCTCTCGCAAGATGCGTACTTAGTGGGGAATTCCCTGAGTCAGAATCTCTCCGATGGGCTGAGATCTACTGTGATGGTAACTGCTGGAGTTGGAATGATGATAAACACTTCTCCCCATCTGGCTTTAGTGGGAATGTGCGTGGTGCCAGCTGTGGCAGGAATGGCAGTTGTGTACGGGAGATACGTGAGAAATATCACAAGACGCCTTCTGGATCAGTATGCTGGCATCATGAAAACCGGGGAAGAGCGTTTGGGGAACATCAAGACGGTGAAGATGTTCTGTCGCGAGGAACAAGAAAGTCAACTATTCCTCAGTCAACTCTACGATGCTCTCCAGCTAGGCTACAAAGAAGTTCAAGCCAGGGCAATCTTCTACGGATTAACTGGTCTCTCCGGGAACATCTTGATCATGTCTGTGCTGTTCTACGGAGGGAATATGGTGGCCAATGAGGAGCTAACAGTTGGAGCTCTTACTTCATTCATCCTCTACGCGGGCTATTCGGCAATATCCATCAACGGGCTTAGCAATTTCTACACAGAACTGAACAAGGGACTAGGAGCTGCTCAGAGGATCTGGGAGATCTTTGACCGGAAACCTCTGATCCCTGTGGCAGAAGACGGGGGAAAAATTTTACCGTCTCTTGGCCCAATTGTTTTCAGGAATGTTGGATTTCATTATCCGTCCCGGCCTGGAAATGAAGTTCTCGAGGATTTGAGTTTGACCATTGAGCCAGGAATGACAACAGCGGTGGTGGGAAAAAGTGGATCCGGGAAGTCTACTATTGGCATTCTTCTGCTTCGCCTCTACGATCCTACGCGTGGTCAG GTGACCCTCAATGGAGTCGATATCCGGGAACTCGATCCACGATGGCTGCGATCAAATATTGGTGCTGTCAACCAGGAGCCAATTCTGTTCAGTGGCACAATTCGGGAGAATATTCTCTACGGTGTCAATGAGGGAAACTCAATTTCTGAAGAGGATTTCCAGCGAATCGTTCAGGAAGCTCATGTAGATGAATTTGTACGGAGTCTTCCCCAGGGATTAGAGACAGTTGTGGGCCAACGTGGAATGATGCTGAGTGGAGGGCAGAAACAGAGAGTAGCCATTGCGAGAGCTTTGATCAAAAATCCAGCAATTTTGCTTCTCGATGAAGCCACAAGTGCTCTCGATGCTGGATCCGAGGAGCACGTCCAAGTTGCTCTGGAATCCTTGACAAAAGGACGTACTGTTCTGACGATAGCACATCGACTCAGTACAATTCGAAATGCCCAGAAGATTGTTGTACTGGACAATGGAAGGATAGCCGAAGAGGGAAGCTACGAGGAGCTTTCAATGCGTGAGGAAGGACTTTTCCGGGAGTTGGTGAAGAGGCAGACATTTCAGCTGCACTGA